The following proteins are co-located in the Tripterygium wilfordii isolate XIE 37 chromosome 2, ASM1340144v1, whole genome shotgun sequence genome:
- the LOC120011020 gene encoding probable pectate lyase 16 — protein sequence MQLGYVDGDAIRLVTATKVWIDHNTLYKCHDGLLDVTRGSTDITISNNWFRNQDKVMLLGHDDGFLRDKSMKVTVAFNHFGPNCNQRMPRIRHGYAHVANNLYQGWEQYAIGGSMTPSIKSEANFFIAPKSGNKEVTWRHGSQESGPWKFYSVRDAFENGASFIQTGLGMAKPNYNPEQMFPVADARFVRSLTRSSGAICCSRSLRC from the exons ATGCAGCTAGGATATGTTGATGGAGATGCAATTAGGTTGGTCACAGCAACAAAGGTTTGGATAGACCACAATACACTCTATAAGTGTCATGATGGTCTCCTTGATGTCACCCGGGGATCTACTGATATTACCATCTCCAACAACTGGTTTAGAAACCAGGACAAAGTCATGCTTCTTGGACACGATGATGGGTTCTTGAGAGACAAGAGCATGAAGGTGACTGTCGCGTTCAATCACTTTGGACCCAACTGCAACCAGAGAATGCCACG GATTCGTCATGGATATGCACACGTAGCTAACAATCTCTACCAAGGATGGGAACAATATGCCATTGGAGGAAGCATGACTCCTAGCATCAAGAGTGAAGCTAACTTTTTTATTGCACCAAAATCAGGCAACAAGGAG GTCACATGGAGACATGGCAGTCAGGAGAGTGGGCCATGGAAGTTCTACTCCGTGAGGGACGCTTTTGAAAATGGAGCTTCTTTCATTCAAACAGGATTAGGCATGGCAAAGCCTAATTATAATCCAGAACAGATGTTCCCAGTTGCAGATGCCAGATTTGTGAGATCATTGACAAGATCGTCAGGTGCTATATGCTGCTCCAGATCATTACGATGCTGA